A window of Maioricimonas rarisocia genomic DNA:
GGAACGGGTTCGTGGCGATGGTCGTCGGGGTCAACAACTGGATCCAGCGGGGTCTCATCCGCCGTGTCGCGGTGGTTGCACTGCTGACCGGCGCCTCGATCGGCCTGAGCATGGTCTTCTGGCCGAAAGTCGAGTACCTGCCGACCGGTAACCGGAACCTGGTATTCGGTATCCTCCTGCCTCCCCCCGGCTACAACCTGGACCAGCTGATGGAGATGGGGGAACAGGTCGAAGACGATCTGCGTCCCTACTGGGACATCGAGCCGGACAGTCCTGAGGTAGCCGAACTCGACTTTCCGATGATCGGCGACTTCTTCTTCGTGGCCCGGGGGCGACAGGTCTTTCTGGGAATTCGGGCGTATGACCCGATGGAGGCCAGCAAGCTGATTCCGCTGGTTCAGAAGGTCGGCTCGAAACTTCCTGGCACGTTTGCCGTCGCCAAGCAGTCGAGCCTGTTCGAACAGGGTCTGACCGCCGGACGAACCATCGATGTGGAAATCACCGGTCCCGAATTGCAGAAGCTGGTCGCGTTGGGGGGACAGGTGTTCGGGCAGGTGAACGGCATGATCCCGGGCGTGCAGGCCCGGCCGGTCCCCAGCCTCGACCTCTCCAGTCCGGAAGTCCACGTCGAGCCGAAGCTGGTCCAGGCGGCCGAAATGGGCGTCACCACCAGCGCGCTGGGATATGCCGTCGACGCTCTGGTCGATGGTGCCTTCGCCGGGGACTACTACCTGGGGGGCGACAAGATCGACCTGACGATTCGGGGAGAAGACATCTATTCCGGCAGTCTGCAGGACATCCGGGCGCTGCCGGTCGCGACGCCGATCGGACAGCTCGTCCCGCTCGAAGCGCTGGCGTCGATCCAGATGAACAGCGGCCCCGAGCAGATCAATCACCGCGAACGCCTGCGGGCCATCACGATCGAAGTCTCACCGCCTCCCGAAATGCCGCTCGAAAACGCCATGGAGTTGATCCAGACGCAGATCGTCGGCCCGATGGTCGAGGGGGATCAGCTCGAAGGGGGCTACCGCGTCACGCTGGCTGGTACCGCCGACAAGCTGCGCAGTACCTGGCAGGCGCTGCAGTTCAACGTGATTCTGGCCCTGCTGATCACGTACCTGCTGATGGCAGCCCTGTTCGAATCCTGGCTGTACCCGCTGGTGGTCATCTTCAGTGTGCCCCTGGGGGCCGTGGGGGGAATCCTTGGCCTGAATCTGCTGAACCTGTTCTACCTGCAGCCGCTCGACGTGCTGACGATGCTCGGCTTCGTGATTCTGATCGGAACCGTGGTGAATAACCCGATTCTGATCGTGCACCAGTCGCTGAACCTCATTCGCGAAGAGGGCATGGAGCCAAAACAGGCGATTCTCGAGTCGGTTCGCACGCGTATCCGGCCGATCTTCATGACGACGACCACCACGGTTCTCGGCCTGCTGCCGCTGGTCCTGTTCCCGGGGGCCGGCAGCGAACTGTACCGCGGCCTCGGCAGCGTCGTGCTGGGCGGTCTGCTCGTCTCGACGGTCTTCACGATGTTCCTTGTGCCGACGTTGTTCAGCCTGACGATGGATGCGAAGGGACTGATCGTCCGCCTGTTCCGCAGGAAAAAAGCATCGGGCGAACCACAAACGCCGCCGCAGCCCCCGACGCGTCCCCGCGAAGAACTCGTCGAGGTGTGACAGAACAATCCCGGCTGCCGCCTGAAAGTGGTGTTCCCCTCCGGCGACAGCCCTCGGGTCCGGATCAATCCACGACCCGGCGGGCTGTCGCCGCCTTTCTTTGATGGCGTTCCCTCGCCACACTGGGAATCCCGCGCATCGTTCACCACACTGTGCGGCGAGATTCCCTGCCCCGACCGTTCCCCCTGGCTTTCCCTGATGGCTCTGCTCAATATCAACGACGTCACGTTCGGATTCACACAGCCCCCGCTCCTCGACGGCGTAACCGTCAACGTCGAGCGGGGCGAACGGATCGGTCTGGTCGGGCGGAACGGTGCCGGCAAATCGACGCTGATGCGGCTGATCAACGGCGAACTCGCTCCCGACGACGGCAACATCACTCTGGAAGCGGGCGCGAAGGCGGCCTACCTCACCCAGCACGTCCCGGCCGGCGACGCCGGCGACATCTTTGATCGCATTGCCGAGGGAGCCGGGCCAATCGGCGAGTCGATCTCCGTGTTTCGGCGACTGGACGCAAAGGCACACGACGGCGGTCTGACACCAGACGAGCAGGCGGAGCTCGAACAGGCGACCTCGGCCATCAACGCGGCCGAGTCCTGGGACATCCTCCCCCGCATCGACCGAACCCTTCGCGAGATGGAACTGGAGCCGGACCGCACGTTCGATTCCCTGTCGGCAGGGATGAAGCGGCGGGTGCTGCTCGGTCGGGCACTGGTCTCCGAGCCGGACCTGTTACTGCTGGACGAACCGACCAACCACCTGGACCTCGAGGCGATCCTCTGGCTGCAGAGCTTTCTGTCCCGATTCGCCGGCACGCTGGTCTTCGTCACGCACGACCGGATGTTTCTGCAGGCGCTGGCGACCCGCATCATCGAGGTCGACCGGGGTCGACTGTTCGACTGGACCTGCGACTACGCGACATTCCTCAAACGCCGCGACGCGATGCTCGCCGCCGAGGCCGAACAGCAGGCTCAGTTCGACAAGAAGCTGGCCGAGGAAGAACGCTGGATCCGGCAGGGGATCAAGGCCCGTCGCACGCGGAACGAAGGGCGGGTCCGCGCCCTCGAGAAAATGCGGGAGGAGCGGCACGCACGTCGCGAGAAGGTCGGCACGGCGAAAATGCAGCTGCAGGAGGCGGACCGCTCCGGCCGGCTCGTCGCCCGGGTGAAAAACATCGCGTTTTCGTATGGCGACCATCCGATCGTCCGGGACTTCAGCACAACAGTCATGCGCGGCGATCGCGTCGGGCTGATCGGTCCCAACGGCGTCGGCAAGTCGACGCTGTTGAAAATCCTGCTCGGCCAACTCGAACCGGACACCGGCGAAGTGACGCTCGGCACGAAACTGGTCGTGTCGTACTTCGACCAGCTGCGCGGGCAGCTCGACGAGACGAAATCGGCCCGCGACAACATCGCCGACGGGGCCGAGATGGTCGAGATCAACGGCCAGCGACGGCACGTACTGGGCTACCTGCAGGACTTTCTGTTCAGTCCTGAACGGGCCCGCACACGGGTCGAGTATCTTTCCGGCGGAGAACGGAACCGGCTGCTGCTCGCCCGCATGTTTGCCTCCCCCTCCAACCTGCTCGTCCTCGACGAACCGACCAACGACCTCGACGCCGAAACACTCGAACTGCTCGAGGAACTGCTTGGTGAGTACTCGGGCACGGTCCTGCTGGTCAGCCACGACCGGGCATTTCTGAACAACGTCGTTACCAGCACGATCGTCTTCGAGGGAGACGGCAACCTGCGGGAGTATGACGGCGGCTACGATGACTGGTTGCGGCAGCGACCCGATCCGACTCCCCAGGCGGAGTCGAAGCCGTCACCGGACAATGGGCGGGCAGCAGACAAACCCGCCACCGAGTCGAAACCGGCCAAACCGCGCAAACTCAGCTTCAAGGAGCAGCGCGAACTCGAGACGCTGCCGAAGCGAATCGAAGAACTCGAAGAACGGCAGGCAGAACTGTTCACACTCATGGCCGATCCGTCGCACTACCAGCAGGACGGTGGCAACATCGCCGAGTCGAAGGCGGAGCTCGAGCAGATTCAGGAGGAGCTGGCGACGGCGTACGAGCGCTGGGAACTGCTCGAAGCGGGTGGTGTCTGAAGCAGCGCACCACATGGTCGCGCTGAAACCATACCTCCGAAGCGATAGAATCCCGGAAACACGGGACAAACCCCGGACTGCGTAGCCTTCACTCTCCCGAGTCGCACGATGTCTGCCGAGATCGATCCCCCTGCCGCTCAGCCCGACCGCGCACCGCTGCGCGTGGCTGTGATCGGGGGCGGCATCTCCGGACTCGCCGCGGCACATCGGCTGCTCGAGCAGAGTTCGACGGCCGAGGTGACGGTCTACGAGGCCGCAGAACGCGTCGGTGGCGTGTTCGGTACGGAGCAGATCGGGGAATACCTGATTGAGACCGGTGCCGATTCCTTCATCACCAACAAGCCGCACGCGCTCGATCTGTGCCGGCGACTCGGGCTCGAAGACCGGCTGATCCCGACCGACAGCACCTACCGCCGCTCGCTGATCCTCCACAATGGGGAACCGGTGCCGACTCCGGACGGCTTCAATCTGATGGTGCCCGCCCGCATCGGTCCGATGCTGACGACGCCCCTGCTCTCGCCACTGGGCAAACTGCGGCTCGGGCTGGAGTACTTCCTGCCGCGACGAACAGACAACGGAGACGAAAGCCTCGCATCGTTCGTCCGCCGTCGTCTGGGACAGCAGACGTTCGAGCGGATCGTGCAGCCGATGGTCGGCGGGATCTACACGTCCGATCCTGAGAAACTCAGCCTTGCCGCGACGCTGCCACGCTTTCTCGACATGGAACGGGATCACGGCAGCCTGATCCGGGCGGCCCTTCGTCAGCGACGGGTCGGTCGCAAAGCCTCCGGCGAAGAGTCCGCGGCCAGCGGGGCCCGCTATGGCCTGTTCGCCAGCCTGAAGGGGGGCATGTCGGAGCTGCTTGAGGCGCTTTCCCGTCGACTCGAAGCAAAGAACGCCCTGCGGCTCGGTTGCCCGGTCGTGGCGATCGAGCCCGCACACGAAGCGGACCGGACTCACTACGAGGTGCGCCTGGCCGACGGAACGTCCATCCTGAGCGATGCCGTCATTCTCGCCCTGCCCGCCTATCGGGCTGCCGACCTGATCGATGGCTGGAACCGCGAACTGGCCGAGACCCTCCGCGAGATCGAATACGCATCGAGCGCCATCGTGATCAGCGGGCATCGCCTCGAAGACATCCGCCATCCGCTCGACGCATTCGGGCTGGTGATTCCGCACATCGAACAGCGGCAGATCCTGGCGGTCTCGTTTCTGAGCCGCAAATTCCCCGGCCGCGCCCCCGATGGTCGGGTTGTGCTGCGGACATTCGTCGGCGGCGCGCTGCAGCCGGAACTGCTCGAGCAGCCGGATGACGATCTGATCGGCATGGTGCAGGGCGAACTGCGGGACATCCTTGGCGTCGAGGGAAAGCCGGATTTCGTTCGCGTCGCACGCTGGCACCGCAAGATGCCGCAGTACCATGTCGGCCATCTGGAACGTGTTCAACAGATCGAATCGCTCACCCGTCGCTCCCCCGGCCTGTTCGTGGCGGGCAATGCGTACCATGGCGTGGGCATTCCCGACTGCATTCGGAGTGGCGAACAGGCGGCAGAGCGTGTGCACGAAACGTTCGTCGCTGCCGGTTCTCCCGCACGCGCCGAAACGTGACCCACAACCCGAGATTGGATCCGGAGATTCCGGTACGGATACAACCGACATGCATGACGCCGAGCCGACCACACCGCCGAGCCGCGACGAACTGGCCGAAATGTACCTCGACCAGCTTCCGTACGAGCCGTATCCGGTTCAGGAAGAGGCCCTGCTCGCCTGGTTCACGCATCCGGAAGGGGTTCTCGTCTGCGCGCCGACCGGAACCGGCAAGACGCTGATCGCCGAAGCGGCGATGTTCGAAGCCCTGCACACCCGCAAACGGGCCTACTATACGACGCCGCTGATTGCTCTGACCGAGCAGAAGTTTCAGGAACTGCAGGATGCGGCCGAACGGTGGGGTTTCTCCCGCGATGACGTCGGCCTGGTTACCGGCAATCGCCGGGTCAATCCCGACGCCATCGTTCTGGTCGTGGTCGCCGAAATCCTGCTCAACCGACTGCTGCACCGGGAAGCGTTCGACTTTGCCGACGTCTCCGGCGTCGTGATGGATGAGTTCCACAGTTTCAACGATCCGGAGCGCGGCATCGTCTGGGAACTCTCGCTGACCATGCTTCCGAAGCATGTCCGTCTGCTGCTCCTCTCGGCCACGGTCGGGAACTCGGGAGAGTTTCTCGGCTGGCTGCACAAGAGTCACGGCCGCAGGCTGCAGCTCGTGCAGAGCACCGACCGCAAGGTGCCGCTTCACTTCGAATGGGTCGGCGACCTGCTCCTCAATCAGCAACTGGAGCGGATGACCGAAGGGGAAGACGAAGACCGCCGCACGCCCACGCTGCTGTTCTGCTTTAACCGGGCCGAATGCTGGACGGTTGCCGAACAGCTCAAAGGACGCTCCCTGCTCGCTTCCGGTCAGCAGAAACAGCTCGCCGCCCGCCTCGATGAATGGGACTGGAAAGGGGGCGTCGGTCCGAAGCTGCGGCAACTGCTGCTGCGGGGCGTTGGCGTGCACCATGCGGGGCTGCTCCCGAAGTTCCGCCGCCGCGTCGAAGAACTGTTCCAGCAGAAGCTGCTTTCGGTCTGTGTCTGCACCGAAACGCTCGCAGCCGGCATCAACCTGCCTGCGCGGTCGGTCGTCCTCACCACGCTGATGAAGGGCCCGCCCGGCAAAAAGAAGGTCGTCGACTCCAGTTCGGCCAAGCAGATGTTCGGCCGCGCAGGTCGCCCGCAGTTCGACACACGCGGATTCGTCTACGCGCTCGCACACGAGGATGACGTCAAGATTGCCCGCTGGAAGGAGCAGTACGACCAGATCCCCGAGGACACGAAGGATCCCAACCTCATCCGGGCGAAGAAGAACCTCAAGCGGAAGATGCCCACCCGCCGTAGCAACGTGCAGTACTGGAACGAGGAGCAGTTCCAGAAGCTGGTGGCCTCCCCGCCCGGCAAGCTGGCCAGCCGCGGTGAGATCCCGTGGCGATTGCTCGCGTACCTGCTGGAGATTTCTCCAGACGTCGACCGGCTGCGCACGTTCGTCCGCAAGCGACTGCTGGCTCCGAACCAGATCGAGAACGCCCAGAAGCGGCTCGACCGGATGCTGTTGACGCTCTGGACCGGCGGCTACGTCGATCTCGAGCCCGACCCGCCACGGGAACGTCCGGTCCCCACTCGGCCACCCCTGCCGGAAGAACTGGGCGTGATTCCTGTCGCACCGTCGCAGTCGGGCGGGGAGGACGACTTCGGCAGCGGACTGTTCGATGACGATTCCGCTGCCGGCGGCGAAGACGCTTCGGCCTCGAAAGAAGAGGAAGCGCCCGAACCGGCACCGGCGTCGATGGGCTCATTCGGCGCCCTGCTGCAGGAAGCGCTCGAATCGGGTGAATCCAAGACCTCGGAGAAGAAGCCGAAGACCACGAAGAAGGGAGACGCTCCGCCGTCCGGCACGAAGGCGGACGACGAGGAACCGTACGAACCACACAAGGCCTTCCCCACCGAAGAATTGCCGAAGCTGCTGCTGTTCCGCAGCGTCAATCCACTGTACGGGCTGTTCGCGACGCAGCACCTTGGACTGGCCGACTTCGCCGAACGGATTCAGATTCTGGAGTCGATCCTCGAACTGCCGCGATCGATTCTCCCGCAGGTTCGTGTGCCGCCGCCGGAGGAGCTTCCGCCCGGTCCGCTGGCCCGCGGCTACCTGGACCAGCAATTGATCGAGCGTGGTCTGGCGACGCAGGAGGACATCGATCCGCCGCCGCGCGAGGAGCAGGTTCAGGGGATGTTTCGTGAGCGCAAGTGGGCGCTGCCGCTGGCGGACAAACTGCTGATGCTGTTTCGCCACGAATACCCCGACGTGCGCGACGTGCGTACCACGCCGGTCTGGGTGGTGGGAGACCTGCTGCATTTTGGCGGGGACTTCAATAAGTACATTTCGGGGCGGGATCTGGCGAAGCAGGAGGGGCTGATTTTCCGGCACCTGCTGCGGATGGTCCTGCTGCTGGGAGAGTTCTCGCAGGTGTCGCCGCCGGGTATCGACCACGCGCAATGGCGCAGCGAGCTACAGGAACTGTCGGACCAGCTGACCGAAAGCTGCCGGGGCGTCGATCCGGAAAGCACCGACAAGGCATTGGAGTCGATGCAGGCAGCGGACGTAGTGGCAGGAGAAGGGGGCGAGGCGAGCGATCTGCCTGGAGTGACCAGCATAGCGCCCGAACCTGGGGCGGCCGGAGCTGGACCGCAGGGAAGCCCCGGTGGCTCGGACTTGGAATCCGGCGAGTCGGAAGTGTGAGCTCCCGGGTGGGAACCGTTCGACGCCTGTTATCCCCGAGCTGACGCTCGGGGCTCGCCTGCGCACACTGTCGTTGAGCGACAACACATCCCGCGGATGGCGTGCAATAAGTCTCCGTAGTTGCTGCGCGCAAGAATCGGGTAGGAGGCGGGGTCGCCCCCGCCGTCCTCCCACACCACCGGACGTACTCATCGTATCCGGCGGTTTCCTTCAATGTTGTAACGACAGGTATCTGACTTCGAGGCTCTGGTAGCCGTGAGTGTCGAACCACTGGTTGCTCATTCCGTGATGCGCCGAGGGCGTACCCGACTTGCGCCACCAGCCCTTGCCGCAGGTCGCCGTCGTCCAGGATTGGTTCCAGGGGACGCCCAGCGATTGCAGAAAGATAGCAATCGATTTCGCGCGCTTGCGTTGCTTGAGCCGCACGCAGCGGAGTTTGCGGCGAATCCACCCGTCCAGTTTCCGCAGAGGCGACCGGGCCACCGCATGGCGGAAGTAGGTCACCCATCCGGTCGTGAACGAATTCACTTCACCGATCATCCGCTCGAAGCTGATGCCTCGATTCCGGCGCGTGATCTGCCGGATACGCTGCCTGGCACGCCGGAGACTGGCGGGAGCGATCGTCCGGCGACCATCGGAGAGCAGCCGGTAGCCGAGGAACTTGCGTTCGCTCACCACCGCCACCGCACTTTTCTCGCGATTGACACGCAGACGAAGTTTCCCTTCCAGAAACATGGTCAGTGAGGTCAGTACCCGTTCACCGGCCGCCTGAGACTGCACGTAGATGTTGCAGTCGTCGGCGTAGCGGCAGAACTTGTGTCCCCGTCGTTCCAGTTCCCGGTCCAGATCATCCAGCAGCCGGTTGGCCAGCAACGGTGAGAGTGGTCCACCCTGCGGTGTCCCTTCGTGTCGGGCGACGCACACCCCGTTCTGCAGCAGCCCGGCTTCCAGGAAGCGGCGGACGATCCGCAGAAGGCGCTTGTCGGCGACCCGTCGGGCCAGACGGGCCATCAGGATGTCATGGTTCACCCGATCAAAGAACTTCTCGAGGTCCATGTCCACCACAATGGTGCGTCCCTCCGCCACATACTCGCTGGCCTGTTGCACCGCCTGATGGGCGCTGCGTCGCGGCCGGAAGCCGTAGCTGGAGTCCGAAAAAGTGGGGTCCAGGATCGGTTCGAGCACTTGCAGGATCGCCTGCTGGACGAGCCGGTCCACCACCGTCGGGATGCCCAGTTGTCGCATTCCGCCGCCCGGCTTGGGGATCTCGACCCCGCGAACCGGTTGTGGCTGATAGCTCCCGTCCAGAAGCCGGGCGATGAATTCCTGTGTGTGCTCTGCGATCCAGCCGGGCAACTCGGCGATGGTCATCCCATCCACTCCGGGAGCCCCCCGGTTCGCTTTCACGCGTCGATACGCTCGGTTCAGATTCTCTGGCTGCGTCACCTCCTCCATCAGAGACTGTGTCAAGGCTCGTGCTGGATCCATCGCCGTGAGTGTTTGCCGCTCCTCGCAGGTCGCAGTTTCGGTTCCGCCTTCGCCGCGGTCCCCGGGGCGTGGCGCATTCGTCTCGTGGCCCCCGAACAGGAGCAACTGACGAAACACTCCACCTTGCTGCCGCTCCGCACTCATCGAGATGTCCCGGCTGCTCCTTGCATCAAAGGATTCGGTCCTTCGCCGGGCACGCGCCCGACTACTATGACCTCTGCTGACTTCTCCCGCCCCTTCCCGGTGCGTTGCCACGCCGGTAGTCCGGATCGCCCGGACGGAGCGGGAGACCTCCCAGGTTAAGTCGTGTTTGCTTCCCTCGGGCCTCGCCGGATCTACCGCAGACGCTTCCGGATGAGTATCGGGCGTCCGTGTCCATTGCCACGTTGCCCAGCGTCAGCGGCCTTGTATCCGATTTCTGTTCGTCGAGTCCGAGTTGTGGTTCCGGTTCCCTTCAGATCCCGCCTCACGACGGGCACCCTGTCCTTCACCGCGAGGTTCCGCTCATCACGGCCCCCAGAGGACTTGCACCTCCTACAAACAAAACATGCCTGGCAAACAAAAACAGCCCGAACCAACTGGTCCGGGCTGATTGTGTCTCGTCGTTGCCGCGGGGCAAACCAGATCAACGCTTGGAGAACTGGAAGCTCCGGCGGGCTTTCTTGAGGCCGTACTTCTTACGTTCGACCATACGGCCGTCACGCGTGAGGTAGCCGCCTTCACTGAGAATGTGATGGAGGCCGGGATTCCGAACCTGCAGGGCACGGGCGATGCCGAGCAGAACCGCACCGGTCTGACCGGTCGGGCCACCACCATTCACCTTCACCCAGACGTCCACCTTGCCGAGCGAATCGGTCGCCTTCAGCGGGGCGAGGACCATTTCCTGGTCACGCTCGAGGGTGAAGTACTCTTTCATGTCGCGACCGTTGACGGTCAGCTTGCCGTCGCCATCGGAGATCCGCACGCGGGCGACCGACGTCTTGCGACGACCGGTGCCGATCGCGGTACCGAAACGATCGATCTTGCCGCGGATGGTCGGCTCTGCAGCGACGGCTCCTTCGCCGCCCATTGCCTGCGAACCGATATCCAGGCCGGGGAAGGCAGGCTGGACAGTCCCTTCCTCGGGGACTTCCGGCAGCGGCTCGGCAGCGGTCGACTCTTCCGGAGCCGGCGTTTCCGCAGGCGCGTCGGAGGCGGCGGGCTCAGTCGCTTCAGCAGCTCCGGACTCGGTCGAAGCAGGTTCGGTCGAAGCAGGTTCGGTCGAAGCGGTCGCTTCGGCGGCACCCGGCTCGGCAGGAGTGGCATCCGAAGTCGGTTCTTGGTTCTCAGGTGTTTCCGTCGACATTTCCGGTATCCGTAGCAACTCGTTCGGATGGGCGCTTAGCGCAGATGTTCGGGCATATCCTCAGGCTGCTGAGCCTGGTGAGGATGTTCGGGGCCAGCATACAGCTTCAGCTTGCGAAGCATCTGCCGCCCCAGCTTGTTCTTCGGGAGCATCCGCCGGACCGCCTCATGCAGGATGAACTCCGGCTTGCGTTCCAGCAAATCAGCAGCAGTCAACACTTTACGACCGCCCGGATAACCGGTGTAGCGATCGTACTCCTTCCGGAGCATCTTCTGCGTGAAGTACGGATGGGTGTCGTGGGCGAGCGGCTGACCGCTGAACCGAACCTTGTCGGCATTTACGACCACCACGTAGTCACCACAATCGACATGCGGCGTGTACGTGGGCTTGTGCTTGCCCATCAGCACGTTGGCCAGTTTCACGGCCATCCGGCCGACGACCTGCCCGTCTCCGTCGACTACATACCAGCGGGGAGTGACAGTCTCCCGCTTTTCCATGAAGGTCTTGGTCACGACCGAATCCTCATATCCCGGGACAGAGCCGACGCCCGGCATCTTCCCAATTCTCACGCGGTGAGCCGTAGAAACCGCCAAGAATAGCGACTCGCCCCAATGCCTTCAACGGCGACGGACCGCGAAACAGACGAAATGCTGCCGATCTCATGTCGGCGGCTCAAGTACAGCCGCCCTCAGGCTTTGACGGCCCTCTCCAGCAGCTCAATCGTCGCTTGTGCCATCGCCGGGGGACTGAATTTCGCCCGGACATTCGTCTGCCCGGTCGTTCCTAACGTTTCGCACGTCTCCGGCTGGTCGGCAAGCTCCTCGAGTGCATCCGCCAACGCCACCGGATCACGCGGCTCGACCAGACGCCCTCCGCCGGTCGCTTCGATCAGTTCCGGGAAGGCACCGTGACGCGGCTGCACCACCGGTCGACCGTTCGCCAGGGCTTCGAGGACGTACAGCCCCTTCGGCTCCTGGAATTCCGTCGGCACCGACAGCACATCGATCGACCGCAGAAACCGGACCTTCTCCTCGTGGGTGGCCGGGCTGCCGACGTACTCGAACGCATCGCCGACCGGTCGCAGCAGCTTCTGCACTTCTCGCAAGTAACTTCGATTCTGCGGAGCCAGATACCCTCCCACCCGCAATCGAGCCTCCGGCCTCCGCTGGTGCAGCACGCAGAACGCTTCTGCGAGATGCCGCAAACCCTTCTCCGGGGCAATGCGGGCGAAGTACCCGACAGTGAACGGCTGGCCGTTTCGCTCCCCCGCCACGCCGTCGTGCCCGTCGAGATCGATCCCGAGCGGCAGCAGACCGAACTTCGTGGAATCGAGCTGCAGATAACGGGCAATGTAATCGCGGTAGAACCGGCTGTGGGTCATGAATCCGTCGAACTCGACCGCACGCCCGGCAACCGCCTCGATGGCCTGCTGCCGATAATCTTCCGGCAGACTGTCGAGAAAAACGTCATCCCCCTGCAGCGTGCAGTAGATCGGCCCCCGGCAGACCTTTCTGACTTCGCGGAGGGCTCCGGCGAGCAGGGCGTTCGAGAAGATAACCACGTCCGGCTCGAGAGCGCAGACGTATTCGGCCAGCTCCGCCACTTCCCGGTGATGTGGCCCCGATTCCCCTTCCAGCATGGCCAGCGTCAGGTCGCCCAGTTCCGCAGCATCGTTGCTGACGGAGATTTTCGTCGCCAGGTTGATCAGCCAGGGCTGGTCGAGGACTCGGGCAATCTTGCGCGGGATCCGCTGCCAGAACCGGTAGCGATAGTCGAGGTAGACGTTCAGCCCGCCCAGAAACACGCGGGGAGAGCTGACGTTCGCTTCGTCGACCCGAATCGGCGTGTACGTGGGAATCAGCGAGACCTGACAGCCAGCCGCCATCAGCGCCCTGGCCCAGGTGTTGTCGTGCATGCAGGAGCCGCAGAACATGCCGGCGCCGCCTGCGGTGATGATCGCGATGTGCGTCACGTCAGGTGGGTCAATCTGGGCAAGTCAGGAAACGTCGTCGCCGGCAGCCAACGGAGGTCCGAGATCTCCCGTCGCCTCGCGATCGGCCATGCTCCAGCGGACGAACTGCCGGAGAATCTCTTCGGACGGCTTCGACTCCCGGATCATCTGGTGGAACTCCTCGAGCGGCAACCCTGTGATCCGTTCCATGTATTCCGGGTACGTCTGGATCCGCTGCAGGAGATCGGCACAGTTCAGCTCCGGATGGAACTGGGTGCAGTAGACGGGTGCGTCGTTGAGACGATAGGCCTGGTTCTCGACACGTTCCGAAGAAGCAAGCAGCGTCGCGTTGGGAGGCAGTTCGACCACCAGGTCCTCATGCCCCATCTGTCCGTTGAACGCGTCCGGAATGGCCGCGAACACCGGGTCGGTGCGGGCCGCTTCGGTCCGAAACAGGCGGTGGGTGCCAAGTT
This region includes:
- a CDS encoding DEAD/DEAH box helicase; its protein translation is MHDAEPTTPPSRDELAEMYLDQLPYEPYPVQEEALLAWFTHPEGVLVCAPTGTGKTLIAEAAMFEALHTRKRAYYTTPLIALTEQKFQELQDAAERWGFSRDDVGLVTGNRRVNPDAIVLVVVAEILLNRLLHREAFDFADVSGVVMDEFHSFNDPERGIVWELSLTMLPKHVRLLLLSATVGNSGEFLGWLHKSHGRRLQLVQSTDRKVPLHFEWVGDLLLNQQLERMTEGEDEDRRTPTLLFCFNRAECWTVAEQLKGRSLLASGQQKQLAARLDEWDWKGGVGPKLRQLLLRGVGVHHAGLLPKFRRRVEELFQQKLLSVCVCTETLAAGINLPARSVVLTTLMKGPPGKKKVVDSSSAKQMFGRAGRPQFDTRGFVYALAHEDDVKIARWKEQYDQIPEDTKDPNLIRAKKNLKRKMPTRRSNVQYWNEEQFQKLVASPPGKLASRGEIPWRLLAYLLEISPDVDRLRTFVRKRLLAPNQIENAQKRLDRMLLTLWTGGYVDLEPDPPRERPVPTRPPLPEELGVIPVAPSQSGGEDDFGSGLFDDDSAAGGEDASASKEEEAPEPAPASMGSFGALLQEALESGESKTSEKKPKTTKKGDAPPSGTKADDEEPYEPHKAFPTEELPKLLLFRSVNPLYGLFATQHLGLADFAERIQILESILELPRSILPQVRVPPPEELPPGPLARGYLDQQLIERGLATQEDIDPPPREEQVQGMFRERKWALPLADKLLMLFRHEYPDVRDVRTTPVWVVGDLLHFGGDFNKYISGRDLAKQEGLIFRHLLRMVLLLGEFSQVSPPGIDHAQWRSELQELSDQLTESCRGVDPESTDKALESMQAADVVAGEGGEASDLPGVTSIAPEPGAAGAGPQGSPGGSDLESGESEV
- the ltrA gene encoding group II intron reverse transcriptase/maturase gives rise to the protein MEEVTQPENLNRAYRRVKANRGAPGVDGMTIAELPGWIAEHTQEFIARLLDGSYQPQPVRGVEIPKPGGGMRQLGIPTVVDRLVQQAILQVLEPILDPTFSDSSYGFRPRRSAHQAVQQASEYVAEGRTIVVDMDLEKFFDRVNHDILMARLARRVADKRLLRIVRRFLEAGLLQNGVCVARHEGTPQGGPLSPLLANRLLDDLDRELERRGHKFCRYADDCNIYVQSQAAGERVLTSLTMFLEGKLRLRVNREKSAVAVVSERKFLGYRLLSDGRRTIAPASLRRARQRIRQITRRNRGISFERMIGEVNSFTTGWVTYFRHAVARSPLRKLDGWIRRKLRCVRLKQRKRAKSIAIFLQSLGVPWNQSWTTATCGKGWWRKSGTPSAHHGMSNQWFDTHGYQSLEVRYLSLQH
- the hemG gene encoding protoporphyrinogen oxidase, with the protein product MSAEIDPPAAQPDRAPLRVAVIGGGISGLAAAHRLLEQSSTAEVTVYEAAERVGGVFGTEQIGEYLIETGADSFITNKPHALDLCRRLGLEDRLIPTDSTYRRSLILHNGEPVPTPDGFNLMVPARIGPMLTTPLLSPLGKLRLGLEYFLPRRTDNGDESLASFVRRRLGQQTFERIVQPMVGGIYTSDPEKLSLAATLPRFLDMERDHGSLIRAALRQRRVGRKASGEESAASGARYGLFASLKGGMSELLEALSRRLEAKNALRLGCPVVAIEPAHEADRTHYEVRLADGTSILSDAVILALPAYRAADLIDGWNRELAETLREIEYASSAIVISGHRLEDIRHPLDAFGLVIPHIEQRQILAVSFLSRKFPGRAPDGRVVLRTFVGGALQPELLEQPDDDLIGMVQGELRDILGVEGKPDFVRVARWHRKMPQYHVGHLERVQQIESLTRRSPGLFVAGNAYHGVGIPDCIRSGEQAAERVHETFVAAGSPARAET
- a CDS encoding ATP-binding cassette domain-containing protein produces the protein MALLNINDVTFGFTQPPLLDGVTVNVERGERIGLVGRNGAGKSTLMRLINGELAPDDGNITLEAGAKAAYLTQHVPAGDAGDIFDRIAEGAGPIGESISVFRRLDAKAHDGGLTPDEQAELEQATSAINAAESWDILPRIDRTLREMELEPDRTFDSLSAGMKRRVLLGRALVSEPDLLLLDEPTNHLDLEAILWLQSFLSRFAGTLVFVTHDRMFLQALATRIIEVDRGRLFDWTCDYATFLKRRDAMLAAEAEQQAQFDKKLAEEERWIRQGIKARRTRNEGRVRALEKMREERHARREKVGTAKMQLQEADRSGRLVARVKNIAFSYGDHPIVRDFSTTVMRGDRVGLIGPNGVGKSTLLKILLGQLEPDTGEVTLGTKLVVSYFDQLRGQLDETKSARDNIADGAEMVEINGQRRHVLGYLQDFLFSPERARTRVEYLSGGERNRLLLARMFASPSNLLVLDEPTNDLDAETLELLEELLGEYSGTVLLVSHDRAFLNNVVTSTIVFEGDGNLREYDGGYDDWLRQRPDPTPQAESKPSPDNGRAADKPATESKPAKPRKLSFKEQRELETLPKRIEELEERQAELFTLMADPSHYQQDGGNIAESKAELEQIQEELATAYERWELLEAGGV